The sequence ACGCGTAAGAATTTTGTgattccttagagaatgaccatGTGAGTTTTTTATAACCCGACGCATCATCGTAGATCCCGGATGACCAATACGGTCATGCCAAAGTTTAAAATCTTTGTATCAGATATTGCAAGATGTGTTTCTATTATACTAGTGTGATATAATCCAGATGCAAAAGCCGGGAGCTTTTCCACACATTTCTTGCCTGAGATAATATAATTTatacaaagatattcaatattatCTTCGCTAATAGTCTCAATATGATACCCATTTTGACGAATATCTTTAAAACTAAGCAAATTTCTTGTGGATTTGCTAGAATATAAGGCATCTTGGATATTTAAATTTGTACCATTAGGTAATAATATAAAATCTCTTCCGGAACCGTCAATTATATTTGATATTCCTGAAATGGTACTAACATTAGCATTAGCTAGTTTTAGACGTGAGAAGAATCTCTTATCTTGGAGAATTGTATGTGTTGTTGCACTATCTACAATGCACATAACCTTATCACTTGCATTAAAAGTGCTCAAGTCTTTAACAATATCcatatctaaaaaaaatatatatatatatataattcaaaaattaatgtaaAATAATAGAAAGTATACCTtaaaaattaaacttaaattcaTTAAGAAGCAAAACATCATGAAAGCAAAGTTCAACTAAACAGAAAAATTAAACACATCATTGTAGAAAAACAAATACTAACAATAATCACTGCTAAGAATAGTTAAATTGTCTTTAGGGAAATGGGAAATCCTACTGAAAATGAAATGGAGTGCCAATCCATAATTTCAAGATTCATTGTTATTCTCCTGGAGAAGGAAATCTGAAATGTCGAAGTGGGTAGTCTCCCCATTCTCAAAATTAACAAAATTCATTTCGACATTATTTCCTTGTGTCTTAAGAGATGCCTGGTACAGATCGACCAGATGTTTGGCAGTACGACAGACGTGGGGCCAATGTCCTTGCATGCCACAACGGAAACAAGTAGTCTCTTTGTTTTCCTTAGGCTTGTTTTGTAAACCATTTCCTTTGCTCTTATTCTGGGGGAGGTTGTTGTTGTTTCCCCTTTTGCCGTCATTATGACCACCCTTCTTCTTGTTATTGTGGCGCTTGGGACCATGCCAATGGCCCTTCCCACGTCCATGAGATGAACTGGCATTCACTTCAGGTGTTGCAACAGTACCAGTGAGATGGGACTGATGATTTCTCATCAATAATTCATTGTTTTGCTCAGCCACAAGAAGACAAGAAATTAATTGTGAGTATTTCTCAAACCTCCGCTCGCGGTATTGTTGTTGCAAGAGAACATTTGAAGCATGAAAAGTTGAGCAAGTATTTTCCAAAAGATCATATTCATTTACAACTTCTCCACATAATCTTAAACGAGAAACAATCCAGAAAAGTTCAGAATTATACTCACTAACCGTCTTAAAATCTTGCAAACGCAAGTTCATCCACTCATGTCGAGTTCGAGGGAGTATGACGGTTTTTTGATGGTCATAGCGATCTTTCAAGTCAGACCACAATGAGAATGGATCTTCCACTGTCAAATATTGGGATTTCAATGCCTCGTCACGATGACGACGAACGAAAATCATGGCTTTTGAACGATCCTCCAGGGATTCGTCGTTTCCTTCAACGATAGTGTTTTCCAAATTCATAGCATTGATGAATATTAGCATCAAGAATCCATGACAAGTAGTTCTCCCCCGTCAAGTTAAGAGCAACAAATTCCAATTTTGAGAGGTTCGACATAGTCTGAGAACATGGAAAATATTAGCATTTTTTATTAACATAccacaaataaaatatatatatatacacataaaaaataatagtaataatgaTAAAAAAATGTTCCAAGCTTTTCATGCTCAAAAAACAGCTAAACAAATATATTAGATTATTTGCGGGTTGagtgaaaaaataataaaataaaaaataataatatttgagtaacaaattaacaacaaaatacatacatatatatatatatatatatgtatctatATATGTATCTATATTAATTTGAAAATAAGAATTACAAAGAGTTAGTTGGTATCCTAGccacaagctgggcaccaacgcCTTTTTGAATAACAAGCCATATTATGTGAAACAAATAGTTTCCAACTTTAGAATTAAAATCATGACGCGCTATGcaattcttcaatctcttaaGAAAAGTCATCATATTCGGACCTAGCTCGTCAAGGGTGGAAAAAGCAAGAACATTGAAATTGTACCCATGTGAGATGCGTTTATCCAAATACTTGTTGTGCTTACGAGAGACAGCGTTAGAAATTGCCTGCCCTGGTTTGAAAGCACGTACCCCTACACTTGTGAAAGGAGACACACCGGTGACATCGAAACAAGTATCATTGCCCCTTTCCCAGTTGCAAATGAGAATATCCGCAGGTCACAAACTAGAGCCAACATCCAAGAGGAAACCCAACTTTACTTCCTTTCTGGCAGGAACACAAGATCTACTGCATACATCCATTAAGGTATCCCGAGCGAGGTCATGGAGAAATTTAATTCCTATATCGCTAGCACAATGTAAGTCGTGATCGCCAAAGATATCCATGTCTCTACTACAACTAGAACATCGGTTGCCAGCTTCGAAAAGTGGAATACCCAACCGATAGCACATGACTGCGCTAAACTGACGTGGACCAATATTCTGATTGAGGCCACTAATAGGACATGCCAAAACATAATCTTGTGCGTGTTTAATTTTGTTACACTGCCATAAAACCGCATCTCGTTCAGTCATGTGAAAAGATGAAGGCATACCTTTCTTAACAACCTCGAAGTAGTTAACTGCCAGGGTATTCATAAGATGGGGGGGAAGTAGCGTCGATGCTGAAGGAAGACGGAAACCCACATTTTTGGATGTATAGGTCCAGCGCTAGTTGAAAAGTGGAGCAAAGCTCAGGAGTGTTGGTATTCCGGAGAATTTTATCCTATAGGGATTTAGTTTGTGCACATGAAGCAAGGAATGCATAATTACTTGTGTCTGACATACAGTAGATGCCCAACCCACCGTCCCTTAGAGGTAAAGATGCTAGGCGTTGTTGCAGAGGCCCAATGCCTGGTCCGTCGCCTGTGATGAGCTATTGCAGATATTTAAAAAGGTGTGAATCAAAAGCCGTCTGCACCTGCTGAACTGCTGCTGGGGATGTGGTACACATAGAGAAATATAGGCGAGAAGCGCCAGTGCATCTACGAAGACGGAGCAATTCGCACTGCGGGTCTCGTCATTTGCGTACTTCTGACATAAGTTGAATGGACATATGTATACGTTCTAGCACAAGTTGGCTACAGAACTGAAGATCAAGACTAACATGGGAGCCCAGTAATTTAACACCATTAGTCGGTCTCCCTATGTTGGAAAGAAATAGGCCTGTTATATCACTGCGAGGGTCGCATGTAGGCCACAAGAGTTCTGTCTTGGCAGTGTTGAGATGTAACCCTCTGTCGGGACCTTCAGCCTGGATAAGTTCTAGGGCTTTGGATACTT comes from Papaver somniferum cultivar HN1 chromosome 7, ASM357369v1, whole genome shotgun sequence and encodes:
- the LOC113296310 gene encoding uncharacterized protein LOC113296310 produces the protein MNLENTIVEGNDESLEDRSKAMIFVRRHRDEALKSQYLTVEDPFSLWSDLKDRYDHQKTVILPRTRHEWMNLRLQDFKTVSEYNSELFWIVSRLRLCGEVVNEYDLLENTCSTFHASNVLLQQQYRERRFEKYSQLISCLLVAEQNNELLMRNHQSHLTGTVATPEVNASSSHGRGKGHWHGPKRHNNKKKGGHNDGKRGNNNNLPQNKSKGNGLQNKPKENKETTCFRCGMQGHWPHVCRTAKHLVDLYQASLKTQGNNVEMNFVNFENGETTHFDISDFLLQENNNES